The following proteins come from a genomic window of Streptomyces sp. NBC_00539:
- a CDS encoding protealysin inhibitor emfourin produces the protein MRVTLAAHGGLAAASNLRRPPEALDTDALPEDAAAELARLVAAAAAEPEAEGPGRARDAMSYTITVEDGGRTTVLKQSDAAMTHSFAALLTWLRNHFAQQ, from the coding sequence ATGAGGGTGACTCTGGCGGCACACGGCGGGCTGGCGGCGGCGAGCAACCTCCGCCGTCCGCCCGAGGCACTGGACACCGATGCCCTGCCCGAAGACGCCGCCGCCGAGCTGGCCCGGCTGGTGGCGGCGGCGGCCGCGGAGCCCGAGGCCGAAGGGCCCGGCCGCGCCAGGGACGCGATGAGCTACACGATCACGGTGGAGGACGGCGGCCGTACGACGGTGCTCAAGCAGTCGGACGCCGCCATGACCCACTCGTTCGCGGCCCTGCTCACGTGGCTTCGGAACCACTTCGCACAGCAGTGA
- a CDS encoding polysaccharide deacetylase family protein, translated as MGTTSSSVRRRRAGSAVAAAVLGLLTTAVTPALAAADGSAGRHPAAHPAAHPVAHRAAHPAEPAGSASRIPLGISRLAQGPGHDVAITIDDGPDPRWTPKVLQVLRENHVKATFCMIGTQAKKYPALVRAVAADGHRLCDHSVDHDVTMDHKPVDYQRRQILDGKAMIETAVPGVAVTYYRAPGGAFTPDSRAIAAASGMRPLGWSVDPKDWSRPGLPAILAAAEGGLPQQPTVLFHDGGGDRSETVAALEEYLPWLTAHGYSFTFPARTTP; from the coding sequence ATGGGCACCACCAGCAGTTCCGTACGTCGTCGGCGGGCCGGTTCCGCGGTGGCGGCGGCCGTCCTCGGTCTCCTGACGACGGCGGTCACACCGGCCCTGGCCGCCGCGGACGGTTCCGCCGGCCGGCACCCTGCCGCGCACCCTGCCGCGCACCCGGTCGCACACCGTGCCGCGCACCCCGCGGAACCGGCCGGGAGCGCCTCCCGGATCCCACTGGGGATCTCCCGGCTGGCCCAGGGCCCGGGCCACGACGTCGCCATCACCATCGATGACGGCCCGGACCCCCGCTGGACCCCGAAGGTGCTCCAGGTGCTGCGCGAGAACCACGTCAAGGCCACCTTCTGCATGATCGGCACCCAGGCGAAGAAGTACCCGGCACTGGTGCGCGCGGTCGCCGCGGACGGGCACCGGCTGTGCGACCACTCCGTCGACCACGACGTGACCATGGACCACAAGCCGGTGGACTACCAGCGCCGGCAGATACTCGACGGCAAGGCCATGATCGAGACGGCCGTACCGGGCGTGGCCGTCACCTACTACCGGGCGCCGGGCGGTGCCTTCACCCCCGACAGCCGCGCGATCGCCGCCGCGAGCGGGATGCGCCCCCTGGGCTGGAGCGTGGACCCCAAGGACTGGAGCCGTCCGGGCCTGCCGGCCATCCTCGCCGCAGCCGAGGGCGGGCTGCCGCAGCAGCCGACCGTCCTCTTCCACGACGGTGGCGGCGACCGCAGCGAGACCGTCGCGGCGCTGGAGGAGTACCTGCCGTGGCTCACCGCGCACGGCTACAGCTTCACCTTCCCGGCCCGTACCACGCCGTAG
- a CDS encoding aldo/keto reductase, translating into MTDVPTRHLGGLAVSAQGLGCMGMSHAYGAADDAQSIATLHHALDLGVTLLDTADFYGAGHNEELIGRAVAGRRDEVVLATKFGFASRLGEPVRLRGDAAYVRQACEASLRRLGVDHIDLYYQHRVDPQVPIEETVGAMAELVRAGKVRHLGLSEAGAGTIRRAHAVHPIAALQSEWSLWTRDLEAEIAPVCRELGIGLVPFSPLGRGFLTGRYSSVEGLAETDLRRSQPRFADGNLERNLAIVAKLDELAAAKGVTTGQLALAWVQHRGTDVVPIPGTRRQRYLEENLAALAVELSPEDLAAIEAAAPPEEVAGTRYDATNLTFVNK; encoded by the coding sequence ATGACCGACGTCCCCACCCGGCACCTGGGCGGCCTGGCGGTTTCCGCGCAAGGCCTGGGGTGCATGGGCATGAGCCACGCCTACGGCGCCGCGGACGACGCGCAGTCGATCGCGACGCTGCACCATGCCCTCGACCTCGGGGTGACCTTGCTGGACACCGCAGACTTCTACGGTGCAGGGCACAACGAGGAGCTGATCGGACGGGCCGTCGCCGGGCGTCGCGACGAGGTGGTGCTGGCGACGAAGTTCGGCTTCGCCAGCCGCCTGGGCGAGCCGGTCCGGCTGCGCGGCGACGCCGCCTACGTACGGCAGGCGTGCGAGGCTTCGCTGCGCCGGCTCGGCGTCGACCACATCGACCTCTACTACCAGCACCGGGTCGATCCGCAGGTCCCGATCGAGGAGACCGTCGGCGCGATGGCCGAGCTGGTGCGGGCCGGCAAGGTCCGCCACCTCGGGCTGTCGGAAGCCGGCGCGGGCACCATCCGCCGGGCCCACGCGGTGCACCCGATCGCCGCCCTGCAGAGCGAGTGGTCGCTGTGGACCCGGGACCTGGAGGCGGAGATCGCCCCGGTCTGCCGCGAACTCGGCATCGGGCTGGTCCCGTTCTCACCGCTCGGGCGCGGCTTCCTGACCGGCCGGTACAGCTCGGTGGAGGGGCTGGCCGAGACCGACTTGCGGCGCAGCCAGCCGCGCTTCGCCGACGGCAACCTCGAACGGAACCTGGCGATCGTCGCGAAGCTGGACGAGCTTGCCGCGGCGAAGGGGGTCACCACGGGCCAGCTGGCACTGGCCTGGGTGCAGCACCGGGGCACCGACGTGGTGCCGATTCCCGGTACCCGGCGGCAGCGCTACCTGGAGGAGAACCTCGCGGCCCTGGCCGTCGAGCTGTCCCCCGAGGACCTCGCCGCCATCGAGGCCGCCGCCCCGCCCGAGGAGGTCGCGGGCACCCGCTACGACGCGACCAACCTCACCTTCGTCAACAAGTAG
- a CDS encoding VOC family protein, with product MSTENASDTSTPAIRYAAVTFDCPDPAELGRFYGDALGLPVVYSTDDFVLVGQEGSAGLGFNRLADYRRPTWPDPSQEKQAHIELGVDDLDVAQARLLALGAVEPPVQPEPDRWRVLLDPAGHPFCITTLV from the coding sequence ATGAGCACTGAAAACGCTTCGGACACGTCCACACCCGCGATCCGCTACGCGGCCGTCACGTTCGACTGCCCGGACCCTGCCGAACTGGGCCGCTTCTACGGCGACGCCCTGGGCCTGCCCGTCGTCTACTCCACCGACGACTTCGTCCTGGTCGGCCAGGAGGGCTCGGCCGGGCTGGGGTTCAACCGGCTGGCCGACTACCGACGTCCCACCTGGCCGGATCCCTCCCAGGAGAAGCAGGCGCACATCGAACTGGGCGTCGACGACTTGGATGTCGCCCAGGCCCGGCTGCTCGCCCTGGGGGCCGTCGAGCCCCCCGTGCAGCCGGAACCCGACCGCTGGCGGGTCCTCCTGGACCCCGCGGGTCATCCGTTCTGCATCACCACCCTGGTCTGA